The genomic stretch TGTGACCACTTCAGTTGATAGGGAGAAAAACTTGTATTGAAGCTATTCAAGAGTTTAGATGCTGGGAGGGTTGTGAAGCAAAATATGTGACTGCAAGAACAGGGAAACAATGATCTATTCCTCTTCCATCAGTGGGTTTATAGTTTGTGATGTTTGTGCACTTATATCCTTGTAAAACAGTTCGTTAGGACATAAAATAATGACTTATAGGTAGATTCTACCTCCCTGTCTGCTGGCAGGAATGGTAAATTAAAAGAGGTGACAAAACCAGTTCTGTTCTTGtaacagaaatgtaaatatgACCATAACTGGAGAGTGTAACCCCATGCCTGTGGACAGGGAGTTTCCAGGGGCAGGAGGTGAGAGGAGGATGGGTAGCAGTGGGGCTCCATTGACTCAGATTTGCTTTATATTCATGTAGGGAAGGAGTGTAATATCTGTCTGGATGCAGTTAGTCTTTGGAAAGTATGACAGGTCTTTGTGTTTCCTGCACAGCTTAAAAGATGTTGCCACTGCACATGGAAATCCCCTGAGCCACAGTCAGTATTTGCGTGCATGACTTGGCCAGTATTTGAGATAACTGGACtgttttctcaggactcacacaTCTGGAGCCAGACAACCTTTGCTGGGCCTGTTTTGATCTGGGCTACAGGCCCTGAAATGATTGCTTGGGTTCTTGGAAAGTTCTGTAACACAGTGCATATGTACCTTTTTCAGTTTTAGGTTGGTTGCATCGTGGCAGTACTTGTACCAGACAGACTTGAGTACAGATGCAAATGGAGTGACCCCTATTCCAGCTCCAACAAGCATAACAGTTTCATAACTGAATACGTCCTCACTAGCTGTTCCAAAGGGGCCGTCCACAGCTATCCTGAAATTGAAAGTATAGTTAATAAATCGATGGTGAAGTGAGTATTTATTAGtgctatttaaaataacaataaaaatgtaaGGTATTTGCCCATTATTATGCACATCTGGGCTAAATGTTGGTTGGTAAAAGGAGAGGTGATGTTGATAAGAGAAGTAGTCTAGGACCCATTCTGACTTATGCGTATGAAGCTGGTCATACAGGAACTTTTCTCCCTCCAGCAACCCCATCTGTTCAAGACTTTGTTTCCCTGGCTTTGTGCAGCACTGAGTTCTCCTCAGTTGTAGGAGATACAAGAGATTATATCTCCTTTGCTGGAGATATAAGGCCAGGCCTGGAGCTAACAGTAGAACTGAAGATCTGGAATTGAACAAAAAATTCCTCAATTTTCTTTATAGAGAATCACtcaaaaaatccagaaaaaaaaatcactcatgcTCAGTTGCTCAAAAATACCCTGCCTGAAATCgctaaaatatgcatttaaaatttaTAGGTTTGAGGGGGGAGTGACTTGACGGAATAAATGGTCACCAACATCCGCAATGGAAGGAATTAAGGACTGTGTCACAGGTTCCACCAAATTAGTTGAGCAAAATTTTTAGTGTCATAGATGTTGGTTGATTTTACCGTGGAGATTTTTTGTACATACTTGGGCATCTTCCATGCTTCCTGGAATTCTTGCTTATCACATCCGCAGGCATTAAATAAGCCCTCTGTCCAGTCCCCTACAATACGGACATGAATGCTGAAGTAATCCTCCTCTGGAGCAGAGGTCAGTGTGAATGGATGCCATTCCAGTTTAGACACTGCAGGACATTTGACAAAAATGTATTGTCCAACCTCCATCTTGAAGCCTTTCTTCATCATCTGGAGCTCAATTGTCTTGAAGGGATGAATGACCACCTACAATGAGAGGgacaaggggaagaaagaaaatggctgtTTTCACTGTTCACTCCATCTATTTACATCCTTCATCACTAACATTATCATCCTCTCCTATGGGAGCAAGGAAAGCAGGTGAGACTTTGCTTCCAGCAGGACTGGGGCAGAGTGAGGAATAGCATCTGAAAGCCAGATAAGAGACTGCACAAGATGCTGAGTTTTTGGTGAAAGTATTTTCACACTATACTTGCACTTGCTCCAAAAGGGCAGGTCAGAGTGGCACATCTAACACATCCTCAGATCTGTCTATATACATTATTAATTCCAGATGCACCTGACACAGTGGCATAATACACATCGCTAATGAAGTGGATGTATATATGGTGGCAAAAGTATAGGGCTAGCATACAGATAGGGAATTGGATGGATAGTACCACTGGAAACTGAATTTTTCTTGTTATATTGCGATGAGCAGTATACTGTGGGCATCTGCATTGTGCGTGTTTTAGTCAAGAGTAAATAGAAGCAATATTCTAGAAGCAAGGCTAGTATTTCAGTCACTACAATCTTTTAGTTCTAAAGTTGTCTGCCAaggttattttcagttttcagaagagATTTACAAGAGGGAGAATTGAGTCTGCCTGTCTATTTGTTTAGATATCAATATTAATGCTCAGCATTGTGGAAGAAAGTTTCCTGACAAGAAGAAACTAAGCAGACACAGCAGACAAATGGTATAGAAATGGCACAGAGATATTTTGGTAAAATTACCAAAAAGCACACTAGTATATAGGAGCTTTCCAACATGTCAGCATCATGCCAGGGAACAGTAGAGATACCTGCTGTCATGCCCCAAACTAGCTCTGACTTGAACAGGGTATGCCTGTGAGATGAAGCATAGTGCCATGTGAGGAAATTAACTGGGAAAGGCCAGGGTAGGTTTTATGTGTTTCAGCTTAGTGCCATGCTAATTCGGCTATAATACATTGAGAATCAGCATTAATATCTCTGCAACACACCATGGGGACCTACTATCTAGGCTCGATATTAGCTTTGGCTACACAAAATAGGCACCCACCTAAGTCTCCTTTTCGGGAGTCATTTGTTCTGCTGAAAAATCAAGATTCCTAAATGTCCAGgaagcttttgaaaataaatatttggtttCTTAAGTTACTTTTAAGGCCATGGAATTTCTACTTTGTGTATCTTTTCCTTAGATTATGAAGAAAATCAATCTCTCCCTCCTCAGATTCAGTCCTGTGTCTTAGCTAACTTCGTCCTCTTGCACTGTTTTAATTTGGGAACCACATAGCATCTGAATTTGGGGTTTAGAGACAACCATATGTATATGTTAGGAAGCAGTATTATTTTTGTATGATAGCAGAAAACTTCTTGAGGGTTCTTTCCCTGGTAACTTTGTCTGGCGTGTAGGAGTCACTGGCTTTGCTGCACCATATTGTATCTGGAAAAATCGGTAATGTTTTGCCTAGTGTTAAGCATAGCATCAAAACTTACCTTTGTGATAACAACCTTCTGTTGTGATCTCCAAAACCGCACCAACCTCTCACACAGGTACAAAAACATAGGACCTACTACCCATTTCCATGTCTGCAACAGAATAAAATGAGAAGTGAAATGAGGAAGATGGCAATTTACATTGAATTGAATTGGAAATGAATGGACATTAAATTTAAGATACCTAGGTTCTTTATCAACAAGAGTAGAGAACCCTAAGAAGATATGAAAAATTCGAAATGACTTCTGCTCAGAGAGGGAATTTCTTTTTCTACTGACAGTTGCAGCAGGATTTATAATTGCTCCCATAGAGTAGGTTAGTTATAGAAGTGTATTGTCCTGTGACTGATTTTGTCTCTACCTAAAAATTGAGGTACCTAAGTGAAATGTGGAGTAAAGCTCTGACTGTGTTATTGACTCAGGTCTGTATTAGTGCAGGAAAAGATGTGCTTTCTGTCAATGTGTCTGGCTGTAATGTGAACAACAAGCCTGGTTAGTCCCTGAGAACTGAAGTGACAGTGTTACATTTCCAGGGGTGTTCATTTTCAATTAATAATGTGAAACTATTTATTATGTTATGGCAGTTTCTAGGAACACCCACAAGCCACAAAATACATTTTGGTAAACAGTTCTCAGGTAGGATTTACTCTTTTGCTTTGCCTATTAACTGTGTTCCTTTTATGAGATACTTCTGACACTGGAAGTGGTTTGTCTGTCTCTAGTCCATTTCTGCTTGTAATTTGTTGTGTTGAAATCTATTGCTTTATATAAAGCTGCCACTGAAGAGCATTAAGGGTTACATACCTGCTTTTCTACAGCATGTATATATGTTATTTAACAAAAAGAGCAAACTGTAAATATTTTGATTGGATTTATGCTCAAAGCAATTGTTCTTACCATAGGAGGATTCCCGGAAAATTGGGGGATTGGACAAGCCCCCTTTTTCCCCCAGTCAGTGAAGTTCTTAGAGCAAATATCTGGATTGTGTTCAGCCAGACTCTCAGCTGTCTGTCCCCGTACAATACGCCTGAAAATAATACCAAACATTAAGGGAATGACATGGAaatgaaatatctgaaataatATTACTTACTGTTATGCACTACAGTTACTTATTGCTTTGCTAAGCTAAGCTACATATGTTACTCATACAGTTATGTACTTCTGCAATGGTAATGTCCCTTTTGATACAGCCTTACCGCTCTGATCAACTCACAGAACTGCTGttcaaatgataaaaataaggAGGAAAGTTTGTAGGAAAAAACACTGACTACGAAGATCAGACGAGGAACTGAGAGGTATGTTCTTTACCATTTCCAAAATGTAGCCTCAATAggaatctttccttctttttttcagtaaaaataaaacatggaatGGGCAAGAAAATCAATTTCTTAGTGATCAGTacagaaattatttctgttatttatcaTAGAAATTCTGGACAGCCCTTTCCAATGACTTTTAACCCTTCCTCTCCCTTTAAAGGTGTAGAGTAGATGTTCAGGTAGTCTGAACAAACACAGATCCATCTGACTCAGTGGAGTCAGCTTATGTCAGCTGATGATTTGGCctctgcatttttgcttttttttttgagaaacctGATTGCTCCAGTTCTGCTATGTTACTAGTGGCAGAACTAGTGctgaaaaaaattttcattttttgaggaaaaatatatcCTGAACTTGTTCACTATTTCCTGCCCCTGTGTGGAGTTCTTCCAACCTCAGGGGACTGTAAGAATCCCCCAAAGGAGGGTAATTAGTAGGATCAGGGTCATCGTAGAGAAATTCAGATTAAGATCTGCTGACCTTCCCTAGAAACAGGGTTTGATTTTGATCAATTTTATGACAAAATGATTCTGTTGATATCTTCTTCCCatgactttttctgtttttcaagctAGGTTTCCTTAAACTTGACTTTCTTTCACTTCATGTTTCAAAGAAACAAGGTATCTGTGTCATATATATGCCTAGCTTTGTGACAAATATATCAGAGGATTATTAGAATGTCTGCACACAATCTTAGAAGTTAAAATAGATTACTAAATATTACTAATGAACCTCTTCCTCATTAAGGGTTTGATTAACATCCTGtctgagaaagaaagggaagggatgACACTGTCCCAGGAGCATCATGAGTTGCAATTTGCAGGAGCATCACCAGTTGCAATTTACCTCCCCACTAGTGACAACTGGCTCAGCTGAGCTGCCCTGTGGGGTGAGTTGTGGGAACAGTAGGAGCCCATCTCCTGCCTGTTTTCTGCCACTCCTACCCCATCTTTGAAGGGAAAAATGGAGCCTCGTGGTTTTTGCCTTGCACTCCATCCCAGTTCAAGATTTGGCAGTGCAGGTACCCTGCGCAAGAGAAGGAGACTCTTACTCCCTTATTACTAAGTGTAGGGGCTCTTCCAGTACTATAATTAAGCTGTCAGTAGTTTAAGCTTCTAGCTACTTCTCTTTCTGCTGAAAGCTTTACTTTCACTTCCAAAGTGTCTCTATACTCTTTCCTCTTTGCATTTACTGTGATGGGAGGTTTTGAACTTTTGTCTGTAACACATCactcatgcaaaaaaaaagtcaatgctACAAAAGTGCTATAACAGCTTGTACCAGATGAGAATTTGCCGCCTTCATTCTAGTAACTACCTTTGATTCTgtaataaacatatatatatttttatatatacatatgtgtatatatgtgtatatatgtgtgtgtgtatatatatgtatgtatatatgtataaacaaCATACAGCTGTTTGTCCCCTGAGATACAATGACATCTATGCCTTCTCTCAGTCACACTACTTTGAGAAAGTCAGATCACACTTCTTCCATAACATCCATGTTCACACATCCAAGATTCCTTCCTTGAGGGTAAAAAGCCTGTCCAATATTTTTTGTATATTATCATTCCCTCTAAACTCAAAATGTCAGTCTTGCTTTTAAGGACAAATATGATGGAATTATCTTTGCTCAAACTGATTTAGCATCACATATGTGTGCATGATTCCTTTCACCTTGAGTAAATTGTCAGAAATTATTCTTCCCTCTACAGATGACAATATTCCTGATTTTATCTCCTCTCATAGGATTGCTGAACTTCACTGATAGCTGTGTTGATCCCCCCTGGTGCTCAAACTTTTGTCTTTTCAGTACAGTGCAATAAAAATGGTGAGAGTACAGTGAACATGCAAGTATATAAAAAGTCAATTTTTATGAAATATATGCTACTCACTGACAGCTAattattaaggaaagagcaatgttTGCTTTCTGATCCTATTACCTAGTAACTACCGACAAGTTAGGACATTTTATAGGTAATCATACAATATTTGCTGCAGGAAACAAGAACCACTTGTCCTTTTCCTTCAGCAGGTTTTACTCCAGCATTCTCCTTCTGGTTTTGGAAGTTGAAATGGACAAATATACTGGTAGTGATTCTCATCTGCCTTCTGGTTTTGCTCTTCCTGTTGTAATattgtttctgtcttttctctagCACTACTAGACTAAGAGGAAGTGTTTTTGAACAGtcatttttgcaaagcatttttaaagcactcTTTCCCATGCTCTGGATTCTCAGTTATTTTTTAAGGGTACAACACTGagaatttccttttaaatgttgCATACAATTATGAGCTAGGAAATCTGGCTTGGATATGttagccttttttcttccttgtgcaTTGGTTCTGTGGTTTTATAAAAATAACTAAGGATCATTCTTCTAAGTGCTCAAATTGCATTTGCATACTGCCAAAATTGTTTCAATAGGCTTTTGGGCTAATTGAAGGTATTGAAGCTATGGAATGAACCAACAGTGGAAAAAGATGTTTAGCATTTGTTAAGTTACAAATATAAGTTACACAAACTTCTATTTGGCTACACTTGAGCTGCAAAAGCTAAAAATCTATTCTGAAGATGTTGCTGATATTAAAAGCCCTCCAAGTCTGAAGGATAAACCCTTGTTATAGTTATCATTAATCCAACAAAATCATAGGCCCTGTGTTATTTTTATGGAGTGATCTCCTTATGTACATGTGTGTGATGCAATTCCTTTTAGGACACAAAGATAAGTAGAAACAGGAACcttgaaaaaaagcttttcaactAAATATGGGAAAAGGTGAGCTTAAGTATGCCTGATTCTCATAAAGCTTCATGCATGTATCATTGAGAGCCTATGGTACTGGCCCATCATCACCACCAAACACAACTGCTGCTTAATGACTCAAATCACTATACTTCTGTGTATGGGAAGCTTTAGATTAAGATACAGTAGTTATCATGTATCTTGTGGTAAGTGCAAATACTCACCCAGCACCATGGATGACAAGGCCGATAAAGAAGATGACAAAGAGATGGTGGGTGTACCAAAATAATTCGAAATACGACCTTCGGATGGTTTTGGTAGATGACGTGATGATTAGTATGAGGGCCAGTGTAATGATAACACCAGTAAGACCAGCCAAGTACGTGAAAGCCACATATAGGCCCCCCACAGGATTCTGTGAAATAATTGCACACACTGGTCTGAGAAAAGCAATGCATCAAAACTGAGCCAGCTGAACTGTCTTACTTCCAAATTTGTTACCTTGTTTCAAGTCTCTAAGTCATCCTCTACGAATTTACATGCCAACAATGCTTTTGGAAACCCCACTCCATGTCCATTGCACTGCAAATTTACTCTTAGTAAAATAAAAGACTGAACTCCACTCTAAAGTAAGTGGAAATAGAAAGGGGTTTCCAGTTATTCACACACCTAAGACTGTTTCTGACTCTGCCACTGTTCAGCAGCATGGTCCCGGGGAAAGTGAGCACATTTGCTGCTTGAGACGGAGTCCTACAGCCATAGTTAGACAGCTAAATAAAAGCTCTCCTCTCCAGTGGCATTATGCACCTGTGGCTTTCATAACTCTTATGGACATTGGAcgctcagtgcttctgaggaatgcagagggtttttttttgtttttttaagcagatCTTAAAAGTAAGAGGCCCAAATTCAAAACCTTTGCCCTGATTTCTGTGTGCTTCACATTTACTTTAGTCAGAAGGCTTCTTTACAGGGTATATTatgtttttaagaaatgttttaaaactacTTTGAAATCTTAAGGTAAGAAAGTTTAAAGCATTACTGAAATTCAGCAAAAATGCTACTGACAAATATAGAAGAATGCATTGCACAAGGTTTCCCTGCAAAGTGGTTCAAACACAGATTGTGCACACCAGAAGGAGGCATTCAGCTCAGATAATCTTATACAATAGTGTAAATGAATGTGATTTTTCAGTGATTCTTCACAGCCTGATGTCACTTACCGGAATATTTTTTCTAACAAAGTTCAAATAGCTTTCATTCGGCTTATCACCAAGGCTAGAAAGTACGGCTGCCATAGTGCCTTTCTCTTCAACACGTGCATGCACACTCCACTCTACATTGAACAAGTGTGCGATGGTGTGAATTGCTGGGAGTGACAGGAAATAAATAATCAAGTTTACACAAGAGAAGTACTCAATGTTTTTAGGTAACATTTTAAACTTTGTAACATTTGTCAAAGGCAACTTAACACCTTTGCACACTCCTCTGACATTACCCCCTTAACCACAGTTTCACATCACTGACATGTTCTACTGTCACAGGGTTACCATCTGCAGTCTGCATCTTTTTGGGTGGCAGGATATGAAGGGAAGACATTTCCAGCACCTCATTGTTCAAGAAAATGATTCAAATGGCACAGCGATACCCTAATTTGTATGCGGGACACTGAAGGAAGGGGTGGCTCAAGTGATTTTTCTGGATCAAACAGGAGTTCTGTAGATGAGTCAATAAATTAATCTGGATCTCTTTGGTGTCACATTTGCTAGTGTTTCTTTCCTCTGCTGCATTGATAATAATCACTAATAATGTTTTTCCTGAACTGGATTTGTCCATATATCTAGTATAACTGAGGTGTTTCACACTATTTCCACTGCATATTATTACAAGGGTCAGCCATACAATACTTCTCaaaatttttccccttttgtatCACTGTATACTCACTGACCTTCAAAACAAGGCCTGAAGGGGACAGATCTCTCACTGCTGAAcaactcagctctgctgcagacctCCTCTGTGGCCTAACATCTATAACTGAATCATGCTATTGTTTCCTATGCAGCGGTGGTGAGATCACAGTCACAGCTCAGGAAGGGAACCTGCTCAGCTCAAGTAATTCACTACTGATATCAACACTGTTGTAGAATATATGATTTGTAAGGTACTTGGACAGAGAGGTGATAAAATCATTGAAAAAAATGATAGAAACCCTTTAGTTTATATAATGAgagataaaatacaaaaaatttaGATGCCTTGTGCATGCTTTTTATACACTTTTCTTTCATCATTTCTATTATTTGTTTCAGACATGCCAGCTGGGAAATAAGTCTAAACAAGAATTAAAGGCTGAGTATCTGGTTCTCAGGGCATTGCTAAATACCCTTTATTAAGCAGTAACTTGAATGGTGCtaacagaacaacagaaaagtaTCCTTTCTTATTTATCTTTTGCTCTCTGCCAGTGGTAGAATATTATTTGGAAATTGATTTAATCCTTGGCACATGCTGACTCCTTAAGGATAATGAAATCAGGTCTCTGCCAATATCTTTATAACTTGAATCCCACTTGGATACTGTGTAAGGTGACATGAAAAAGCAATGAACAAAGAAACATTTGAGTACCAACCAGTATGAAGGGCGATCATCCATGCCACCATTTTATGAAAGGTGAGGTTCCTGTCCAGCTGCCGTCTGACACGGGTTGAGCAGCACTTTGGATAcgaagaaaaaaagtatttgccaATTATTTGTGATGTCTATGCATAGTTacttaaatgaaggaaaaaaacagcagccctgagcacagcAATGGATAGCACAGTTGGTAAAGATTTAGAATTCCAAAATATACACAGAAATATTTCGCTCCACTCTTCAGAACACAATAATACCAGATTATGCTTTAACATGCCCCATTGAAACAAATGACTTAATCATGAGAGAAGACTTCAAATACAGTATGGCAAAAGTAGGTGTCTTATCTGTGTTAAATTTAAATTACATATAATGAACTAAGGGAGGGATCATGCTCTGCCGTGGTAAGGTGACTGTTAATGATTTTTCCTTGTATTTCGGTAGTGTTGAATTGCTGTGGTAGTGTTGAACAGCCTAAGCTAGCATTAGGATACTGTTGTGGTTCACACTGTGGAAATGAACAGTACTGCTTGGGTATAACTGTCTCAGAGAGCTTCCATCCTAAGCATGGGAGTCACTTACGGTCCTATGAAGTAATTCATCCCCTAAAAAGCTGGTTGTACTTGCCTGAAATTCACTTATGACTTGTTACTGGAGTTACCcaaagagaaacagaatgaaaaaagtcTACTAATACAAACTGAAGAACTTGGCTCTTAAGAAAAATGGAATGATACTTTCATTAACGATTATGACAGGTGCCTAAGAGGCTCCATCAAAATTCTACTATAGTCAATGGGAGTTTCTCTGTTACTTTAAATTCCTGTAAGGCTAGCATTTGTGGTCTCTATAGAATAAAAACTGTAATTATCCAGTATTGTATCCTTCTGTTGCTTTTCATGAGtagcaaagggaagaaaatgttaTGCAAACTAATACAACATTTACACATAGAAACCACTTAGATGTTTCGCACAACAAATTAAGAGAAACCAAAGTGTTTTCCAAGTGTCTGCCAGACATGGACTTTGTAGATGCTAGGGAAAGGTAAATAATCATCACAGCTAATAGGGTGGGGTGGATCATCCCAACCATCCAGCAACAAAATGGAAGAAGGGATGATAAAAACCTCCAGAAAAATTTCATATCTGATTTACTTTTCTTTACTTAGTGGAGGCACATGAGCAGCAACCTTGCTCCTCCATACCAGTCCTTTTCTAAATATCTCATGAATATTAACTGTATCAATAAATATATGAGGAAACAGTTCCCTTTGGTTATTTTCTAGCTGTGACACTGATTAAAGAGCAAACTACCACACTCTGGTGCTATCCCAATGACTTCAGCAGACTGCAATTAACAGCCAGGAGAGATTTGGCCTTCTCTGTACCTTGTAACTTGAGATGTAATTGAAAAGCTTGCAGAATAAAGTACAGCATAGCAAAGAAGTGTCCCTCCTGCCTGACTGCCTTGGAAACAGTATGTAGGGACACTTGAGCCTGCTGTTTAAGAAGCATGTGGCAAAGCAATGGCAAAATGCTGCGGTGAGGCTCACTTAACAGCAGCACTGAATACAGCAATAAAAGGCATGCAGAAACAATACCGCTGTTATTTCAGTTAATAATAAATAAGTTTGCAGTTTATGATTTCCGGATGGCAGGATGTAAAGAGCAGGAGTTTCCAGCACATTGTTGTTGAACAACAGGTTTGAACGATTCTCCCATCTCCCTAACCCCAGTGATGTTGCTGCTGGAAAGGTCACCACCCCTCAAATAAGGGACGTGACATATAAAAATCCTGATCTTTTAGAGATCCTCATAGGTTTTTACTTCCCAAGCATAGCTAATTAGAGATGACCGTAGAACGAGCAAAAGCAGCTGTACCCCTGCCCACAGTCCTGACACTACCACTGGAACTTGGGATTGTGCATGTTTTACTTAAGATACAAAATTTCCTCCTTTCTGAGGTATAGCTTTATTACAAAAAGCAACTGAAGTTAAAGGAACTTCAAATGTCTGACAATCCTGTTTTATGCTCCTCCCTCACTTCCTGCTCATCCTCAGAGCCCTTTGCTTCCTCATACAGCCTCACACTATCAGCAAGATAGTGAGCCGCGGGGAGTCAGCCAGAGATATGGATTTCAGCAATGTGTTACAGTCAGTGCTATCATGGCAGGCCACTCTAGATGTCGCCTAGTGTGGAATTAGTTGTCTTTTCCTTTGTGGGGCAGGTGGGGCAGGTGCCATATATAACATCTGCATTTGGGAGCTAGAGATGGTCAAAAGGCTGGTGACTATTTCATCCTGAGATGGAAACGTAGCTCAGATGAGAAAGAATGTAAAACATAAGCCAGTTGAAGAAAATCCCATTCTGAAAGTTTGTGAAAGCATACATTTTCTTTAAGAACTGAACATGTAAACCCAGGAGTCATGGGCTAATTTCTCCCACTATAAATGGACATCAGGGACAAATGGAGGCAAATGTGCGTAGACACCAGCAAcagctgctgccagccagaaGAAGGGGCTTTCCATCCAAGAACTCACGTTGCACAGGAAGCAAGTGAAAAAGGGAAGATTGGAAAAAACCTAATTCAAGGCTCAATATCTCACCACAGTGCTAGATGTACCATTAGCATATAGACCCTACTCTTGATCATAGCAAAACTCTGGTCTAGtctacttcttaaaaaaagacaTCCCCAAAGTATGGTATATTTGAGGAACTCGGACTATGCTGCTTGGCACATTTGAGAGGCTGCTTGGGTCTTCTTCCT from Dromaius novaehollandiae isolate bDroNov1 chromosome 1, bDroNov1.hap1, whole genome shotgun sequence encodes the following:
- the LOC112985483 gene encoding cytochrome b-245 heavy chain, which produces MGNWVENEGLSIFVVLVWLGLNVFLFWWFYLAYDVPPKFFYTRVLLGRALALARAPAACLNFNCMLILLPVCRNLLSFLRGSSACCSTRVRRQLDRNLTFHKMVAWMIALHTAIHTIAHLFNVEWSVHARVEEKGTMAAVLSSLGDKPNESYLNFVRKNIPNPVGGLYVAFTYLAGLTGVIITLALILIITSSTKTIRRSYFELFWYTHHLFVIFFIGLVIHGAGRIVRGQTAESLAEHNPDICSKNFTDWGKKGACPIPQFSGNPPMTWKWVVGPMFLYLCERLVRFWRSQQKVVITKVVIHPFKTIELQMMKKGFKMEVGQYIFVKCPAVSKLEWHPFTLTSAPEEDYFSIHVRIVGDWTEGLFNACGCDKQEFQEAWKMPKIAVDGPFGTASEDVFSYETVMLVGAGIGVTPFASVLKSVWYKYCHDATNLKLKKIYFYWLCRDTHAFEWFADLLQSLETQMQERNNAEFLSYNIYLTGWDESQATHFAVHHEEEKDVITGLKQKTLYGRPNWENEFKTIAGNHPGSRIGVFLCGPEGLADTLNKQSISNSEADPRGVHFIFNKENF